Below is a genomic region from Vibrio cortegadensis.
TGTAATGACGTATTCACGATTTTCATTATCGAAATAGCCGTATTTCATGATCTTTTCCTTTTTAACAAGCTGCAATGGGTAATGGGCAGCTAAAAATTCACAATTAGTATCGTTCTAGAATCTTTTTCTAGACGTCGTTAGTTTTTCCAAGGGGAGCGGAAGTTCACACCTTGCTTTGAGAGCAAAGGCAAATGTCCTTTTAATCGAGATAGATAACAGTGCCAATCTCGGTTTGGTTTTTCTGTCCAGCACGCTTCTGCCATTGCCGTTAAACGGGGGAAAACCATGTAGTCCATGCGAGACTGGTTATTGATGATTTCAGACCATAAAGCGCATTGAATACCTAAAATCCGTTTCCTTATCGGGTCCGACTCTGGAATCTCAGCGAGAGGCTCATAGTGGTAAGCTTGAAGGAGCGGGATCACGCAGGCCCAATCCACACCTGGTTCTTCTGGCGCATAGTCTTGTGTCATGTCGAGATAGGTGTATTGCGCGGGTTGCAATACGACATCAAAGCCTTGTCTTGCGCAATTTACTGCCGCTTCTTCACTCAACCATGAGTAGATAACCGTGTCTTTACTGACTTTGTTGCCATGCTGAGCTTCTTCCCATCCGACCATGCGTTTGCCTAAAGCTTTGAGTTTTTTCTCGGCATAGCGGAAGAGATGCCCTTGTAACTCTTTGGTATCTTGATAGCCATGCTCTTGCATTAAGTCTTGGCATTTTTGACTCTGAGTCCAAACGCCATTAGGTACTTCATCGGCTCCCATATGAATGAAAGTCGCTGGGAATAATTGCGCTACTTCTTCAATAACGGCATCTAAAAATTGATATGTGCCTTCAAGTGCAGGGTTAAGCACATTGTCTGAATAGTGCTGAATGCTGCGATAAGCGGTGGTGTCGTCTGTATCGACTAATAATTCAGGTAATGATTTAATCGCCGCGCGACAGTGACCGGGAATATCAATTTCTGGAATGACAGTGATTCCGCGCATCTCAGCATAGGCGATGACATCTTTGATCTCTTGTTGCGTGTAGAACCCACCATACCGAGTTGCTAGGTTTGTATATTGCGGTTCGATTCTTTCATTTACTCCGCGCCATGCTCCAATCTCAGTTAATTGTGGGAATGCTTTAATTTCGATTCGCCATCCTTCGTCATCCGTTAGGTGCCAATGGAAGGTGTTGAATTTGTAATGAGCAAGGTGGTTGATTAAGCGTTTTACTTGATCAACTGGATGAAAATGTCGCGCGCAGTCGAGCATCATGCCACGGTAACGAAAGCGTGGTGAGTCAGATATTTTGCAGTAAGGTACAGAGAGCCCTTGGCCGTCGCTATCACGAGTTATGAGTTGTAATAGTGTTGCGCAAGCATGTGTGAATCCAAGCGGAGTGCCTGACTCTAATCGAATGCCTTGACGATCAACATTCAGTACGTACTGACCTTCGTCTAAAGTCGGGTTACTTCTAAATAAAACATCGCCTTTACCAATCGCTTTGAAATGATACTCGAACAAGTGCTCTAGCTCTTCCTGTAACCAAGTTGCAGCATGATCGGCATGCGATGCTTTTAGGGTTATCTGGCTATCACTTGAGAGTCGGTAATATCCATCAAAAAAGTTGGATTTATTGGGCTGTGGGATCAGCGCGACTTTGCTGGCTTCTACTTGAGGAATATCTTCCCGTTCCCGATAAGGTGAAGCGAGAACGATAGGGGTGATCACTACAGGAAGCAGCTCTTTATTCTCAGTGTTGTGGCTATTTGAACGATTGATTTGAATAAAAGCGTCATTGAACCCATCAGTCAAAAAGCGGAATGGGGCGGTTTGTACACTAAATTCACAATAGAAATGATGGTTAGCTTTGAGAGTCGCGACATCGGGCGTGACTGAACAGTAACAACCGATTTGCTCTAGTACACCTTGCGACAAACTATCAACTTGAATAAATCGGTCAAAAGCAAAATGCAGAGACCAATCTGTTAGATCTTGATCGCTTAAATTGTGTAGTGTTAATCCAAATCGGCAGTTCTGTTTCTGTTCTGAAAGAACCGCTAAATCAATACGATAATCCATACTTACTCCTAAGATTTCATCGTTTATCAATACAAATTATGTTCGGGTTTTCCCGCGAACATAATTGCACCTTCAATCGCATCGAATTGAGGCTCAACGATCCATTGCTGAACCGGAGGAGAAAGCCATTTCACAATCCGTTCAGCAATACTTCCCATTAAACAGATACGCGTAGCACCGCGTCTATTTAATGCCATTAAAAACATCTCTATGTCTGTTGCCGTTTGTTGCAACATCTCTAGTGCGAGTGGATCTGCTTGAAGGGCAAATTCAAAAATCGCAGGAGAAAACTGTCCATAATCTCGAGGAATCGCTTGTTTTGACCAAGCTACAATGTCATCAATACTATTATTGAAGTGCGCCATCACATGTTCTGATAGTGGTGTCTTTTCACGAATACTATCTTCAGCGAGTAACACCTGCTGGATAAGGTGGAGGCCCATGACCGCGCCACCGCCTTGATCTGAAATTGGGAATTCGCGCCCGCCAACAACATGCTGCTGTCCATCTTGTAGATAGATGCCACATGAACCTGTCCCTGCAATCATGATGGCGCCGTTGTCACCGTTATGCGCACCAATACAAGCACCATAAGCGTCAGTGTTGAGTGTGACGCTGGCAAAAGGGTGGTGCTGTTCCATGAACGCTTTCCATGCTGATTTTTGTTCGGCACCCGCAAGGGCAAGCCCAACATGCATTTGTGAAAAGTTGGATTCGGATAACCCACCTTGCAGGGCTGCTTCTTTGATTGCTTGAAGAATAGAAGCCATGGCCACATCAACGCCGAGTAAAATATTGGCACTGCCACTTTTAGCTTCGCCAATTAAACTCCCCGCAGAGTTACGGATCCGCGCGCGACATGAAGTACCACCGCCATCAATACCAACATAGTAAAAGCTCATTATGATAGTTCCTCTGATTGTGAAGATGAGGTGTGATTAAATTGCGTCATAATTGCCAGTAGGTACCAAGCGCCATGAGGGATCCATTGTTCGCCCCAGCGCCAGTTCTGTAGCATGTCGTCTTTTTGACCGAGAGGATTAAAAGCAATGTCTTCTTCGTTATCAAAACCAGCAGTTATGCCGTTACAAATACCACCCTTAGCATTAAAGAAGCCCAATTGAGGGAGGTAGTCAGGGTTATTTTTTCCATGACCATCCAGCATCGACATATCGTAAGGGTTAAGGCCGACAATCCAGTTCAATGCGTTTTGAGCAAATTGCGTTAATTGTGTTTTTAGATCATGGCAATCCAAATGCTCTTGAGCGAGGTAAGCCATAGATGCAAGTGAACCTAAGCGAGCATTCTCACCTTGCCACCAGTAACCAGATTCATTGTCGTGAGCCACAAAAAAAGCATCTCGTTTGGCACTGTTTACTGATTTAACATATTGGCGAGGGTAACCAAAAGGATTGGTCACTTTGCTCGTGATGTTTATTTCAAAATGACAAGCGTTTTGAATCACTTTTTTGATTGGTTGGCTGAACATCACTTGAGTTTCGATTGTTAAGTATTCGCATAGGGCGATAACCGGTAAACCAGCCTCTGCGGCATGAAAATAAGGTCGAGAACCATCATTGTTGGCAGACCAGAAGTGTTGATTATTTTCGTCCGACTGTTGACGTTGGCTTAACCGCTGAGCCCAATCTCTGGATTCGACAAGGTATTTACTATCATTAGTTGCTCGGAAAAGCTCGACACTAGCGAGCAGGGCACAGTACTCATCAATAATGTTTTCGACGCCATCGTCTATGTAGCGAGTGTTGAACTCTTTTAGGTGCCAGTAGCCTTTTTCGGCGGTTTCTTGGTAAGTTTGTTGAGTATATTCACCATGAATATCTAAAGAAGACGCAGCGGCAAGAGCGGCAATGGAGACTCCGCCACCTTGTCTAAAACCTGCTTGGTAGGCACTGTTTTTATGACCAGCTTGAGTGGTGTATGAACAGATTTCTCGTTGGGAAATGTCTTTGCTCCACTTATCAAAAACAGTAGTGAAAAAGAAACCATCAGAGTGCTGCATACGAACAAGAAAATCAGCACCAAACAGAGCCTCTTCCTTAAGGCGGGTGCGCGAAAATGCAGCAAACTCTGAGTGTTTCGATAAAAGTGTATTACCTTTTAGCATGTTCCAAACCACCATTGGAATTTGCTGCGGGTTTAAGTAGTTCGCGTATGACAGATGGCTTAAATACTTACTCACATCGCCGGAAGCGTCGTACCAACCACCGTGCACATCAACGGTTTCATTCGAGTTATAAAGTGGGGCATTATGATCTTGTTGATCAAAGGTGCCACCACAGCGTTGAGACTTAAAGTAGTGTAATAAATCAGAAAAAGTACGCTGCATAAGAACGCTAGTCCCAATTTCAAATACTTCAGAACGGATGTGATCAAATTTTAAATAGTAACGACCAGGGCGAGTATGAATTGAGAAATCTAAGTGATAGAACTGACCTTGGTGCCATTCTGCGACTTGGCCATGTTGAAGTAAATGGTAACTCGCTACCGTTGTATGATTATCAGCACAAACCAATAAAGC
It encodes:
- a CDS encoding glycoside hydrolase family 9 protein; its protein translation is MLLLTNHIGYEANGPKQAILLTKKERLSNDIALLVCADNHTTVASYHLLQHGQVAEWHQGQFYHLDFSIHTRPGRYYLKFDHIRSEVFEIGTSVLMQRTFSDLLHYFKSQRCGGTFDQQDHNAPLYNSNETVDVHGGWYDASGDVSKYLSHLSYANYLNPQQIPMVVWNMLKGNTLLSKHSEFAAFSRTRLKEEALFGADFLVRMQHSDGFFFTTVFDKWSKDISQREICSYTTQAGHKNSAYQAGFRQGGGVSIAALAAASSLDIHGEYTQQTYQETAEKGYWHLKEFNTRYIDDGVENIIDEYCALLASVELFRATNDSKYLVESRDWAQRLSQRQQSDENNQHFWSANNDGSRPYFHAAEAGLPVIALCEYLTIETQVMFSQPIKKVIQNACHFEINITSKVTNPFGYPRQYVKSVNSAKRDAFFVAHDNESGYWWQGENARLGSLASMAYLAQEHLDCHDLKTQLTQFAQNALNWIVGLNPYDMSMLDGHGKNNPDYLPQLGFFNAKGGICNGITAGFDNEEDIAFNPLGQKDDMLQNWRWGEQWIPHGAWYLLAIMTQFNHTSSSQSEELS
- a CDS encoding beta-N-acetylhexosaminidase, which encodes MDYRIDLAVLSEQKQNCRFGLTLHNLSDQDLTDWSLHFAFDRFIQVDSLSQGVLEQIGCYCSVTPDVATLKANHHFYCEFSVQTAPFRFLTDGFNDAFIQINRSNSHNTENKELLPVVITPIVLASPYREREDIPQVEASKVALIPQPNKSNFFDGYYRLSSDSQITLKASHADHAATWLQEELEHLFEYHFKAIGKGDVLFRSNPTLDEGQYVLNVDRQGIRLESGTPLGFTHACATLLQLITRDSDGQGLSVPYCKISDSPRFRYRGMMLDCARHFHPVDQVKRLINHLAHYKFNTFHWHLTDDEGWRIEIKAFPQLTEIGAWRGVNERIEPQYTNLATRYGGFYTQQEIKDVIAYAEMRGITVIPEIDIPGHCRAAIKSLPELLVDTDDTTAYRSIQHYSDNVLNPALEGTYQFLDAVIEEVAQLFPATFIHMGADEVPNGVWTQSQKCQDLMQEHGYQDTKELQGHLFRYAEKKLKALGKRMVGWEEAQHGNKVSKDTVIYSWLSEEAAVNCARQGFDVVLQPAQYTYLDMTQDYAPEEPGVDWACVIPLLQAYHYEPLAEIPESDPIRKRILGIQCALWSEIINNQSRMDYMVFPRLTAMAEACWTEKPNRDWHCYLSRLKGHLPLLSKQGVNFRSPWKN
- a CDS encoding N-acetylglucosamine kinase; the protein is MSFYYVGIDGGGTSCRARIRNSAGSLIGEAKSGSANILLGVDVAMASILQAIKEAALQGGLSESNFSQMHVGLALAGAEQKSAWKAFMEQHHPFASVTLNTDAYGACIGAHNGDNGAIMIAGTGSCGIYLQDGQQHVVGGREFPISDQGGGAVMGLHLIQQVLLAEDSIREKTPLSEHVMAHFNNSIDDIVAWSKQAIPRDYGQFSPAIFEFALQADPLALEMLQQTATDIEMFLMALNRRGATRICLMGSIAERIVKWLSPPVQQWIVEPQFDAIEGAIMFAGKPEHNLY